One segment of Yersinia kristensenii DNA contains the following:
- a CDS encoding zf-TFIIB domain-containing protein: MQCPVCKDTQLVMSERKSIEIDYCPNCRGVWLDRGELDKIIEKSTESAPVAASYAEPRNSDRDHHGYSKPKHYKKKSFLSELFD; this comes from the coding sequence ATGCAGTGTCCAGTATGCAAAGATACCCAACTGGTTATGTCTGAACGTAAAAGCATTGAGATTGATTATTGCCCGAACTGCCGTGGTGTTTGGCTTGATCGTGGGGAGCTTGATAAAATCATTGAAAAATCAACTGAGAGTGCGCCTGTTGCGGCCTCTTATGCTGAACCGAGAAATAGTGATCGCGACCACCACGGATATTCAAAACCCAAGCACTATAAAAAGAAAAGTTTTCTGTCAGAGTTATTTGATTAA
- a CDS encoding EAL domain-containing protein, whose product MDSRLNIAVDCTFICEPVYKRDGKLLAVELLSRFTTTSFKSPIYTERFLHQLNAQMKEKLLRTQLCEVKKQQQWFTKHQIILSINIDFDMANAVLNDEEVILLLSSMPFIRLEIMECFPNLSDGAENALLSKLAKRYSLWLDDFGSGDAHIAAAASGFFECVKIDKHFYWQWGGSATFDNLVGSLRDHCQHVIIEGVETHQQFSQLADRGVDAMQGYLFSSCPLGAVSHFPLQYDHFNVRERL is encoded by the coding sequence GTGGATAGCAGACTAAACATTGCAGTTGATTGCACTTTTATCTGTGAGCCGGTTTACAAGCGTGACGGTAAGTTACTTGCAGTAGAGTTATTGAGTCGCTTCACTACAACCTCTTTTAAATCGCCCATTTATACTGAGCGCTTCTTACATCAACTTAATGCTCAGATGAAGGAAAAATTATTGCGCACTCAATTATGTGAAGTGAAAAAGCAACAACAGTGGTTTACTAAACATCAAATAATACTCTCAATAAATATAGATTTTGATATGGCAAATGCGGTGTTGAATGATGAAGAGGTCATATTGTTGTTGAGCTCAATGCCTTTTATCCGATTGGAAATAATGGAATGTTTTCCTAATCTCAGTGATGGCGCTGAGAATGCATTATTGAGTAAGCTGGCTAAACGATATTCTCTCTGGTTGGACGATTTTGGTAGCGGAGATGCCCACATTGCAGCAGCAGCCAGCGGCTTCTTTGAATGTGTAAAAATTGATAAGCACTTTTATTGGCAATGGGGTGGGAGTGCCACTTTTGATAACTTGGTCGGGAGTTTGCGCGACCATTGCCAGCATGTGATTATCGAGGGAGTCGAAACTCACCAGCAGTTTAGCCAACTCGCCGATAGGGGTGTTGATGCTATGCAAGGTTACTTATTCAGTTCTTGCCCATTAGGTGCGGTGAGCCATTTTCCTCTGCAATATGATCATTTTAATGTTAGAGAACGCCTTTAG
- the oppB gene encoding oligopeptide ABC transporter permease OppB: protein MLKFILRRCLEAIPTLFILITISFFMMRLAPGSPFTGERNLPPEVMANIEAKYHLNDPVYKQYFNYLGQLAQGDLGPSFKYKDYTVNELVAASFPVSAKLGLAAFLLAVVLGVSAGVIAALNQNTKWDYMVMGFAMTGVVIPSFVVAPLLVLVFAIILKWLPGGGWNGGAPQFIILPMVALSLAYIASIARITRGSMIEVLHSNFIRTARAKGLPLRTIVLRHALKPALLPVLSYMGPAFVGIITGSMVIETIFGLPGIGQLFVNGALNRDYSLVLSLTILVGALTILFNAIVDVLYAVIDPKIRY, encoded by the coding sequence ATGTTAAAATTTATTCTACGCCGCTGTCTGGAAGCAATTCCGACACTTTTCATTTTGATCACCATCTCATTCTTTATGATGCGTCTTGCCCCGGGCAGTCCATTTACCGGCGAACGCAATCTTCCACCCGAAGTGATGGCGAATATTGAGGCGAAATATCATCTCAATGACCCAGTTTATAAACAGTATTTCAATTATTTGGGGCAACTGGCACAGGGTGATCTTGGGCCTTCATTCAAATATAAAGATTACACCGTCAATGAGCTGGTTGCAGCCTCGTTTCCTGTTTCCGCTAAACTTGGGCTGGCTGCATTTTTACTCGCTGTAGTATTAGGTGTTAGTGCCGGTGTTATTGCTGCGCTGAATCAAAATACCAAGTGGGACTATATGGTCATGGGGTTTGCTATGACCGGGGTGGTTATCCCGAGCTTTGTGGTGGCACCTTTATTAGTGCTGGTGTTCGCCATTATATTAAAATGGCTGCCGGGTGGTGGTTGGAATGGCGGGGCACCACAATTTATTATTTTGCCAATGGTGGCGCTATCCTTAGCTTATATCGCCAGTATTGCGCGTATTACTCGCGGTTCAATGATTGAGGTTCTGCATTCCAATTTTATTCGCACTGCGCGGGCCAAAGGTCTGCCACTGCGAACGATTGTATTACGGCACGCATTAAAACCGGCATTGCTACCGGTTCTCTCCTATATGGGGCCCGCATTTGTTGGCATTATCACCGGCTCAATGGTGATTGAGACCATTTTTGGTTTGCCGGGTATTGGTCAGTTGTTCGTCAACGGAGCGTTAAACCGCGATTACTCTCTGGTCCTAAGTTTGACCATTTTGGTAGGCGCATTAACTATTTTATTCAATGCGATTGTCGACGTGCTGTATGCCGTTATCGATCCGAAAATCCGTTATTAG
- the cls gene encoding cardiolipin synthase — MTTFYTVISWLSVFGYWLLIAGVTLRILMKRRAVPSAMAWLLVIYILPLVGIIAYLSFGELHLGKRRAERAKAMWPSTARWLSELKDCQHIFASSNSEVATPLFQLCERRQGISGVKGNQLQLLTTTDDTLKALVRDIELARHNIEMVFYIWQPGGLVDQVAESLMAAARRGVHCRLMLDSAGSQQFFRTPYPAMMRNAGIEVVEALKVNVFRVFLRRMDLRQHRKVILIDNYVAYTGSMNMVDPRFFKQDAGVGQWIDMMARMEGPVATTIGIVYACDWEIETGKRILPPPPDNHIMPFEEESGHTIQVIASGPGFPEEMIHQALLTAVYAARKQLVMTTPYLVPSDDLLHAICTAAQRGVDVSIIVPRDNDSMMVRWASRAFFSELLEAGVKIYQFEGGLLHSKSVLVDGQLSLVGTVNLDMRSLWLNFEITLVIDDDGFGADLAQVQDDYIARSVLLDGEQWNKRPLWHRVTERLFYFFSPFL, encoded by the coding sequence ATGACAACATTTTACACCGTAATCAGTTGGCTCTCAGTTTTTGGCTATTGGTTGCTTATTGCCGGGGTTACATTGCGTATTCTCATGAAACGCAGAGCTGTTCCTTCGGCCATGGCATGGCTACTTGTTATCTATATTCTGCCTTTGGTGGGCATCATCGCGTACCTCTCATTTGGTGAGCTTCATCTGGGTAAACGGCGCGCTGAGCGAGCTAAAGCCATGTGGCCGTCCACCGCGCGCTGGCTGAGTGAACTGAAAGATTGCCAACATATCTTTGCCAGTTCTAATAGCGAAGTGGCGACCCCATTATTCCAATTATGTGAACGTCGCCAAGGCATCAGCGGCGTTAAAGGTAATCAATTACAGTTATTAACCACCACTGATGACACCTTAAAAGCATTAGTGCGCGATATTGAATTAGCTCGCCATAATATAGAAATGGTTTTTTATATCTGGCAGCCGGGCGGTTTGGTTGATCAAGTGGCTGAGTCTTTAATGGCTGCGGCGCGGCGCGGTGTCCATTGCCGACTGATGCTGGATTCAGCCGGTAGCCAGCAATTCTTCCGCACCCCCTATCCGGCCATGATGCGCAATGCAGGCATTGAGGTGGTCGAAGCCCTCAAAGTGAATGTTTTTCGGGTATTCTTACGCCGAATGGATTTACGCCAACACCGTAAAGTCATATTGATTGATAACTATGTTGCTTACACTGGCAGCATGAATATGGTTGACCCACGTTTCTTCAAGCAAGATGCCGGTGTGGGACAATGGATTGATATGATGGCGCGCATGGAAGGCCCAGTGGCGACAACCATTGGTATCGTCTATGCCTGCGACTGGGAGATTGAAACCGGCAAACGTATTCTGCCGCCACCGCCCGATAACCATATTATGCCGTTCGAGGAAGAGAGCGGGCATACTATTCAAGTTATTGCCTCTGGTCCGGGCTTCCCTGAAGAAATGATTCATCAGGCATTATTGACCGCCGTGTATGCCGCACGTAAACAGTTGGTCATGACCACACCTTATCTGGTGCCAAGTGATGATTTGCTGCATGCCATCTGTACTGCGGCACAGCGAGGTGTCGATGTCAGTATTATCGTCCCACGCGACAATGACTCAATGATGGTTCGCTGGGCCAGCCGCGCTTTCTTCTCAGAATTACTTGAAGCCGGAGTTAAAATTTATCAATTTGAGGGCGGCTTACTGCACAGCAAGAGTGTCTTGGTCGATGGCCAGTTAAGTTTAGTCGGAACCGTGAACCTGGATATGCGCAGCTTATGGCTGAATTTTGAAATCACCCTGGTCATTGACGACGACGGTTTTGGTGCAGATTTAGCCCAAGTCCAAGATGATTATATTGCTCGCTCAGTATTATTAGACGGCGAACAGTGGAATAAGCGCCCGCTGTGGCATCGCGTAACTGAAAGATTATTCTACTTTTTCAGCCCATTCCTGTAA
- a CDS encoding YciY family protein encodes MRRSKNEVGRWRMLRQHQRRRNRWLEGQSRRYRHIYSVRQLHEHQHRRALLFTVAYEW; translated from the coding sequence ATGAGACGGAGTAAAAATGAGGTCGGCCGTTGGCGTATGTTGCGGCAACATCAGCGCAGAAGAAATCGCTGGCTTGAAGGCCAATCACGGCGTTATCGCCATATCTATAGTGTTCGGCAGCTCCACGAGCATCAACATCGTAGAGCACTATTGTTCACTGTGGCTTATGAATGGTGA
- the oppA gene encoding oligopeptide ABC transporter substrate-binding protein OppA — MTNITKKSLLAAGIVAALGMMAVGNSFAANVPAGVQLAEKQVLVRNNGSEPQSLDPHKIEGVPESNISRDLLEGLVINDPNGKILPGVAESWDNKDFKVWTFHLRKDAKWSNGDPVTAQDFVYSWQRLADPKTVSPYASYVQYAHIANIDDIITGKQAPDTLGVKALDDHTLEVTLSEPVPYLDKLLAHPSMSPVNKTAIEKFGEKWTQPQNFVGNGAYKLKDWVVNERIVLERSPTYWDNAKTVINQVTYLPISSEVTDVNRYRSGEIDMTYNNMPIELFQKLKKEIPQEVHVDPYLCTYYYEINNQKAPFTDARVREALKLGMDRDIIVNKVKNQGDLPAYGFTPPYTSGAELTPPEWFSWTQEKRNEVAKKLLAEAGYTKDKPLTFNLLYNTSDLHKKLAIAAASIWKKNLGVDVKLENQEWKTFLDSRHQGAFDVARAGWCADYNEPSSFLNMMLSDSSNNTVHYKSPAFDKLIKDTLKVKTEQERAGLYQQAEVLLDKDSAIVPLFYYVNARLVKPYVGGYTGKDPLDNMHVKDLYIIKH, encoded by the coding sequence ATGACCAACATCACGAAGAAAAGTCTCCTGGCCGCAGGCATTGTGGCTGCCTTAGGTATGATGGCTGTAGGCAATAGTTTTGCAGCGAATGTGCCTGCAGGCGTACAACTAGCTGAAAAGCAAGTCTTAGTGCGGAATAATGGTTCCGAGCCTCAGTCATTAGACCCACATAAAATTGAGGGTGTCCCTGAATCCAATATCTCACGCGACCTGTTAGAGGGGCTGGTTATTAACGATCCTAACGGCAAAATTCTACCCGGTGTGGCAGAAAGTTGGGACAATAAAGATTTTAAAGTGTGGACTTTCCATCTGCGTAAAGATGCTAAATGGTCAAATGGTGACCCTGTAACGGCACAGGACTTCGTTTATAGCTGGCAACGCCTGGCGGATCCTAAAACAGTTTCTCCGTATGCAAGCTATGTGCAATATGCCCACATTGCCAATATCGACGATATTATCACCGGCAAACAAGCACCCGATACCTTAGGCGTGAAAGCTCTGGATGACCATACTCTGGAAGTTACGTTGAGTGAGCCAGTGCCTTATTTGGATAAATTATTAGCGCATCCTTCTATGTCTCCGGTGAACAAAACCGCGATAGAGAAGTTTGGTGAGAAGTGGACTCAGCCGCAGAACTTTGTTGGTAATGGCGCCTATAAGTTGAAAGATTGGGTCGTTAACGAACGTATCGTGTTAGAACGCAGCCCAACTTATTGGGATAATGCCAAGACCGTCATTAATCAGGTGACTTACCTGCCAATCTCTTCCGAAGTGACTGATGTTAACCGCTATCGCAGTGGTGAAATCGACATGACCTATAACAACATGCCGATTGAATTATTCCAGAAGCTGAAAAAAGAGATCCCACAAGAAGTTCATGTTGACCCGTATCTGTGCACCTATTACTACGAAATTAATAACCAAAAAGCACCATTCACCGATGCTCGTGTTCGTGAAGCCCTGAAACTGGGTATGGATCGCGATATCATCGTGAACAAAGTGAAAAACCAAGGTGATTTACCGGCTTATGGTTTCACCCCTCCATATACCAGTGGTGCTGAGTTGACACCACCAGAGTGGTTCAGTTGGACACAAGAAAAACGGAATGAAGTGGCTAAAAAATTACTGGCGGAAGCTGGTTACACTAAAGATAAACCGCTGACATTCAACCTGTTATACAACACATCAGATTTACATAAGAAGCTGGCTATTGCCGCCGCCTCTATCTGGAAGAAAAACCTGGGCGTTGATGTTAAGTTAGAAAACCAAGAGTGGAAAACCTTCCTGGATAGCCGTCATCAAGGTGCTTTCGATGTAGCACGTGCCGGCTGGTGCGCTGATTATAACGAACCTTCTTCCTTCCTGAATATGATGTTATCTGACAGCAGCAACAACACCGTGCATTATAAAAGCCCGGCGTTTGACAAGCTGATAAAAGATACGCTGAAAGTTAAAACCGAGCAGGAGCGCGCGGGCTTGTACCAACAAGCTGAAGTCTTGCTGGATAAAGACTCTGCTATCGTACCGTTGTTCTATTACGTGAATGCTCGTTTAGTGAAACCTTATGTCGGTGGTTATACCGGTAAAGACCCACTGGATAACATGCACGTTAAAGATCTTTATATTATCAAGCACTAA
- a CDS encoding YciI family protein yields MLYIIFATDVPDSLEKRLSVRPAHLARLQALQDQGRLLTAGPNPAIDSADPGAAGFSGSTVIAEFESQHEAESWAEQDPYVAAGVYHSVIVKPYKRVF; encoded by the coding sequence ATGCTGTACATAATCTTTGCGACCGATGTTCCTGATTCACTGGAGAAGCGGCTGTCCGTGCGCCCGGCACATTTGGCGCGCTTACAAGCATTACAGGATCAAGGCCGTTTATTGACCGCAGGCCCTAATCCCGCCATCGACAGTGCTGACCCTGGCGCTGCGGGGTTCAGCGGTTCGACCGTGATAGCTGAATTTGAATCGCAACACGAGGCTGAATCTTGGGCTGAACAAGACCCTTATGTCGCTGCTGGGGTATATCACTCAGTCATTGTAAAACCCTATAAACGCGTATTTTGA
- a CDS encoding ABC transporter ATP-binding protein gives MTTIDNQSAVQQSGLSEQKVLLDVKDLTVTFGTPDGDVTAVNALNFDLRAGETLGIVGESGSGKSQTAFALMGLLASNGRIGGSAKFHGREILNLPEKQLNRLRAEEISMIFQDPMTSLNPYMRVGEQLMEVLQLHKKMSKSEAFEESIRMLDAVKMPEARKRMRMYPHEFSGGMRQRVMIAMALLCRPKLLIADEPTTALDVTVQAQIMTLLNELKSEFNTAIIMITHDLGVVAGICNKVLVMYAGRTMEYGQARDVFYHPSHPYSIGLLNAVPRLDAEGESLMTIPGNPPNLLRLPKGCPFQPRCQYAMERCGTAPTLEHFGDGRLRACYKPVGELV, from the coding sequence ATGACGACTATTGATAATCAGTCTGCTGTTCAGCAATCGGGGCTGTCGGAGCAAAAAGTTCTGTTGGATGTCAAGGACTTGACCGTCACATTTGGTACGCCAGACGGCGATGTTACTGCCGTTAATGCCCTTAATTTTGATCTGCGCGCCGGTGAAACTCTGGGTATTGTCGGTGAGTCAGGTTCAGGTAAATCTCAAACGGCATTTGCTTTGATGGGGTTGCTGGCCAGTAATGGCCGGATAGGCGGTTCGGCGAAGTTTCATGGACGTGAAATTCTGAATTTGCCCGAGAAACAATTGAACCGTTTACGGGCCGAAGAAATCTCGATGATTTTCCAAGACCCAATGACCTCTCTTAACCCTTATATGCGCGTGGGTGAGCAGCTAATGGAAGTGCTGCAATTGCATAAAAAGATGAGTAAGAGTGAGGCGTTTGAAGAATCAATCCGCATGCTTGACGCGGTAAAAATGCCAGAAGCGCGTAAGCGCATGCGGATGTATCCTCATGAATTTTCTGGGGGTATGCGCCAGCGAGTGATGATCGCCATGGCGTTGCTGTGTCGCCCTAAACTGTTGATTGCCGATGAGCCGACAACCGCATTGGATGTCACAGTTCAGGCTCAAATCATGACTTTGCTGAATGAACTTAAGAGTGAGTTTAATACCGCAATCATCATGATTACCCATGATCTGGGGGTGGTTGCCGGTATTTGTAATAAAGTTCTGGTGATGTATGCGGGCCGAACCATGGAATATGGCCAGGCCCGTGATGTGTTTTATCACCCCAGCCACCCTTATTCTATTGGCTTATTAAATGCGGTCCCTCGTCTTGATGCTGAAGGCGAATCTCTCATGACCATTCCGGGTAATCCGCCCAATTTACTGCGCTTGCCGAAAGGGTGCCCGTTCCAGCCTCGTTGCCAATATGCCATGGAACGCTGCGGAACGGCTCCGACATTAGAGCACTTTGGTGATGGCCGTTTACGCGCCTGCTATAAGCCAGTAGGGGAATTGGTATGA
- a CDS encoding HI1450 family dsDNA-mimic protein yields MDLNNRLTEDETLEQAYDIFLELAGDNLDPADILLFNLQFEERGGAELFDPAEDWQEHVDFDLNPDFFAEVVIGLADSDGEEINDVFARVLLCREKDHKLCHILWKE; encoded by the coding sequence ATGGACCTTAATAACCGCCTGACTGAAGATGAAACACTGGAGCAGGCTTATGACATCTTTCTGGAACTGGCCGGTGACAACCTCGATCCAGCAGATATTTTATTGTTTAATCTTCAGTTTGAAGAGCGCGGCGGTGCTGAGTTATTTGATCCGGCTGAAGATTGGCAAGAACATGTCGATTTTGATTTAAACCCGGACTTTTTCGCCGAAGTGGTGATTGGCCTGGCTGACAGTGATGGTGAAGAGATAAACGATGTATTTGCTCGTGTTCTTCTGTGCCGTGAGAAAGATCATAAACTTTGCCATATATTGTGGAAAGAGTAA
- the oppC gene encoding oligopeptide ABC transporter permease OppC, whose translation MMLSKKNSEALEVFSEKLEVEGRSLWQDARRRFIHNRAAITSLVILMLITLFVILAPMLAQFSYADTDWGMMSAAPDIESGHYFGTDSSGRDLLVRVAIGGRISLMVGVAAALVAVVVGTLYGSLSGYLGGKIDSLMMRLLEILNSFPFMFFVILLVTFFGQNILLIFVAIGMVSWLDMARIVRGQTLSLKRKEFIEAALVGGVSTRNIVLRHIVPNVLGVVVVYASLLVPSMILFESFLSFLGLGTQEPLSSWGALLSDGANSMEVSPWLLMFPAGFLVVTLFCFNFIGDGLRDALDPKDR comes from the coding sequence ATTATGTTGAGCAAGAAAAATAGCGAAGCTCTGGAAGTTTTCAGTGAAAAACTGGAAGTTGAAGGGCGTAGCCTTTGGCAGGATGCCCGCCGCCGCTTTATTCATAACCGCGCGGCGATCACCAGTTTGGTGATCCTAATGTTGATTACCTTATTTGTTATTCTGGCCCCGATGCTAGCTCAGTTTTCCTATGCAGATACTGACTGGGGCATGATGTCAGCGGCACCCGATATTGAATCCGGACACTACTTTGGCACTGATTCATCTGGCCGTGATTTATTGGTGCGCGTCGCTATTGGTGGGCGAATCTCATTGATGGTGGGTGTTGCTGCGGCCTTGGTGGCGGTGGTGGTTGGCACATTATATGGGTCATTATCAGGCTATCTCGGTGGAAAAATTGACTCACTGATGATGCGTTTGCTGGAAATTCTTAACTCATTTCCTTTCATGTTTTTCGTCATTCTGTTGGTGACTTTCTTTGGCCAGAATATTCTGTTGATATTTGTGGCGATCGGGATGGTTTCCTGGCTGGATATGGCGCGTATCGTGCGCGGGCAAACATTAAGTCTGAAACGCAAAGAGTTCATCGAAGCGGCGCTGGTAGGCGGGGTTTCCACTCGCAATATTGTGTTGCGTCATATTGTGCCAAACGTATTGGGTGTGGTGGTGGTATACGCCTCTTTACTGGTTCCCAGTATGATTTTGTTTGAATCATTCCTGAGTTTCTTAGGGTTAGGGACGCAAGAGCCATTGAGCAGTTGGGGTGCATTACTCAGTGATGGTGCCAATTCAATGGAAGTTTCTCCCTGGTTATTGATGTTTCCTGCCGGTTTTCTGGTAGTGACGCTGTTTTGTTTCAACTTTATCGGCGATGGCTTGCGTGATGCCCTCGACCCGAAAGATCGCTGA
- a CDS encoding ABC transporter substrate-binding protein, which produces MQIKFKQRPLAIIGTILGLSFSAGSMAAAVPPGVELALDQRITINNGSEVASLDPHKVEGNPETNIILNLLEGLVSNDANGHIIPAVASHWDNDGYKVWTFHLRDNAVWSDDTPVTAQDFVYSWQRLANPKIGSPYASYLQYAQIDNVDAVLKGVKKPDELGVKALDAKTLQVTLTEPVPYFINMLSHTSLKPVKRDVVEKYGDKWTLPQNFVGNGAYKLKDWVVNERIVLERSPTYWNNKETIINQATFLPITSEVSDINRYRSGEIDITNSAIPPNLFAKMKKDLPAQVHVSPYLCTFYYEINNQKAPFTDARVRTAIKLTLDRDIIATKIMGQGQISAYGFTPTFTEGGNFTVPEWASWTQEKRNVEARKLLAEAGFNAENPLKFNLLYNTSDQNKQQAIAAASMWQKNLGATVTLQNQEWKTSLESRHQGQFDVARATWCGDYNEPTAFLNMLLSDSSNNTFFYKNPEFDVLLAKTLAAPDAKARAALYQQAENLLDKDSAMVPVYYRVSVRLIRPTVGGFTGKDPQDLIDLKNLYIRKLE; this is translated from the coding sequence ATGCAAATAAAGTTTAAGCAGCGACCACTGGCAATAATTGGCACTATCCTGGGTTTGTCATTCTCAGCGGGATCAATGGCTGCAGCCGTTCCTCCGGGCGTAGAATTAGCGTTAGATCAGAGGATTACTATTAATAATGGCTCTGAGGTTGCTTCTTTGGACCCGCATAAGGTTGAGGGAAATCCTGAAACCAATATTATTCTAAATCTATTAGAAGGGCTGGTAAGTAATGATGCTAACGGCCATATCATTCCGGCTGTCGCAAGCCATTGGGATAATGATGGTTATAAAGTTTGGACTTTCCATCTGCGCGATAACGCAGTATGGAGTGATGACACTCCGGTCACTGCGCAGGACTTTGTTTATAGTTGGCAACGCTTAGCTAATCCTAAAATAGGTTCACCTTATGCCAGTTATTTACAATATGCCCAAATTGATAATGTTGATGCGGTGCTAAAAGGTGTCAAAAAGCCAGATGAATTAGGGGTGAAAGCATTAGATGCCAAGACGTTGCAGGTCACGTTGACTGAACCCGTCCCTTATTTTATTAATATGTTGTCACACACCTCACTGAAACCGGTTAAGCGTGATGTCGTTGAGAAATATGGCGATAAATGGACACTTCCACAGAATTTTGTCGGCAATGGCGCTTATAAATTAAAAGATTGGGTGGTTAACGAGCGCATTGTGCTCGAACGCAGCCCGACTTATTGGAATAATAAAGAAACCATCATTAATCAGGCGACTTTCTTGCCGATTACTTCTGAAGTCAGTGATATCAATCGCTATCGTAGCGGTGAAATCGATATTACCAACAGTGCCATTCCGCCAAATTTGTTTGCCAAAATGAAAAAAGACCTGCCAGCGCAGGTTCATGTTAGCCCATACCTTTGCACATTTTATTACGAAATTAATAATCAAAAAGCGCCTTTCACGGATGCAAGGGTTCGAACCGCCATAAAATTAACATTAGACCGGGACATTATTGCCACCAAAATTATGGGGCAAGGGCAGATCTCTGCATATGGCTTTACCCCAACATTTACCGAGGGCGGTAATTTCACTGTACCTGAATGGGCCAGTTGGACTCAGGAAAAACGTAATGTAGAGGCGAGAAAACTCCTCGCTGAAGCCGGTTTCAATGCTGAGAATCCATTGAAATTTAATTTGCTCTACAACACCTCAGATCAAAATAAACAGCAGGCGATTGCTGCCGCCTCAATGTGGCAAAAAAATCTCGGGGCCACGGTCACTTTGCAGAATCAAGAGTGGAAAACCTCGTTAGAAAGTCGTCATCAGGGCCAGTTTGATGTTGCCAGAGCAACCTGGTGCGGTGATTACAATGAGCCGACGGCATTCCTTAATATGTTGTTATCGGACAGCAGCAATAATACGTTTTTCTATAAGAATCCTGAGTTTGATGTGCTATTAGCCAAAACGTTAGCGGCACCTGATGCTAAAGCGCGCGCTGCGTTATATCAACAGGCCGAAAACTTATTGGATAAAGACTCTGCCATGGTGCCAGTATATTATCGCGTCAGTGTCCGCCTAATTCGGCCTACCGTGGGCGGGTTTACGGGTAAGGACCCACAAGATTTAATAGATTTAAAAAATCTCTATATTCGTAAGTTAGAGTAG
- the oppF gene encoding murein tripeptide/oligopeptide ABC transporter ATP binding protein OppF: MNAMTEQKVLLEVADLKVHFDIQDGKQWFWQPSKTLKAVDGVTLRLYEGETLGVVGESGCGKSTFARAIIGLVKATGGSVSWLGKDLLNMSDAEWRATRSDIQMIFQDPLASLNPRMTIGEIIAEPLRTYHPKMPRQEIKDKVKAMMLKVGLLPNLINRYPHEFSGGQCQRIGIARALILEPKLVICDEPVSALDVSIQAQVVNLLQQLQREMGLSLIFIAHDLAVVKHISDRVLVMYLGHAVELGTYDEVYHNPQHPYTKALMSAVPIPDPDKERAKVIQLLEGELPSPINPPSGCVFRTRCPIAGPECAKTRPLLEGSFRHAVSCLKVDPL, encoded by the coding sequence ATGAATGCCATGACAGAGCAAAAAGTCTTGTTGGAAGTGGCCGACCTGAAAGTTCACTTTGATATTCAGGATGGCAAGCAGTGGTTTTGGCAGCCGTCAAAAACGCTTAAGGCAGTTGATGGCGTCACCTTGCGCCTGTATGAAGGTGAAACCTTAGGCGTTGTGGGGGAATCCGGTTGTGGTAAATCCACTTTCGCGCGTGCCATTATTGGTTTGGTGAAGGCCACTGGCGGCAGTGTCAGCTGGCTAGGTAAAGATTTACTCAACATGAGTGATGCCGAGTGGCGGGCAACACGCAGTGATATTCAGATGATATTCCAAGATCCTCTGGCGTCACTTAATCCACGCATGACTATTGGCGAAATCATTGCCGAGCCATTACGGACTTATCATCCCAAAATGCCACGTCAGGAAATCAAAGATAAAGTTAAGGCCATGATGTTAAAGGTGGGTTTGCTGCCTAACTTAATCAACCGCTATCCTCATGAATTCTCGGGGGGCCAGTGCCAGCGTATCGGGATTGCGCGTGCATTGATCCTTGAACCCAAGTTGGTCATTTGTGATGAACCAGTGTCGGCGCTGGATGTGTCAATCCAGGCGCAAGTTGTGAATCTGTTGCAGCAATTACAACGCGAGATGGGGCTGTCACTGATTTTCATCGCGCATGATCTGGCGGTGGTAAAACATATTTCTGACCGAGTATTGGTGATGTATCTGGGCCATGCGGTGGAGTTGGGGACTTATGATGAGGTTTACCATAACCCTCAGCACCCTTACACCAAAGCATTGATGTCGGCGGTGCCTATCCCCGATCCGGATAAAGAAAGGGCGAAAGTGATTCAGTTGCTCGAAGGGGAATTACCGTCACCGATTAATCCTCCATCAGGTTGTGTATTCCGGACTCGCTGTCCCATCGCTGGGCCAGAATGTGCAAAAACCCGCCCACTATTAGAAGGGAGTTTCCGCCATGCGGTCTCTTGCCTGAAAGTGGATCCGCTATGA